A genomic segment from Salvia splendens isolate huo1 chromosome 13, SspV2, whole genome shotgun sequence encodes:
- the LOC121761396 gene encoding uncharacterized protein LOC121761396: MFGRVRPAPISSLEPLESQRSSIKIIKHDSLSIYESTLLKLKQGSRCNPICDPEDNSRNDAVCIMAIDSPEEAVSAGAGCSSTESLPMSSSSDQSTAFSNEAAKTNMSILHFFSNTRVQHILEVQVIQS, encoded by the exons ATGTTTGGTAGGGTGAGACCGGCGCCGATCAGCTCCTTGGAACCCCTCGAATCCCAAAGATCCTCTATCAAAATCATCAAGCACGATTCTCTCTCCATCTACG AATCAACTCTTCTCAAACTTAAACAAGGCTCTCGTTGCAATCCAATTTGCGACCCTGAGGATAATTCAAGGAACGATGCAGTTTGTATCATGGCCATCGATTCACCGGAGGAGGCTGTGAGTGCTGGTGCTGGTTGTTCCTCAACAGAATCTCTTCCAATGTCTAGTTCTAGTGATCAATCTACAGCCTTCTCAAATGAGGCAGCTAAAACAAATATGTCTATTCTTCATTTCTTCTCAAACACAAGGGTACAACACATACTCGAAGTCCAAGTGATACAGAGTTGA
- the LOC121760649 gene encoding elongator complex protein 3-like gives MLSYGCTRLEIGVQSTYEDVARDTNRGHTVAAVEDCFSLAKDAGFKDILVGLLRLRKCGKNATCPELMGKCSIVRELHVYGTAVPVHGRDADKLQHQGYGTLLMEEAEGIATREHRSTKIAVISVEYLNIEFEREVYSLNCVLRIQCIMVFIGQKISMHLGTRLFGILHYKCYLLFPTD, from the exons ATGCTATCATATGGTTGTACAAGACTGGAAATCGGAGTACAAAGCACATATGAGGATGTTGCTCGTGACACCAATAGGGGTCACACCGTAGCAGCTGTGGAAGATTGCTTTTCTTTGGCAAAGGATGCTGGTTTCAAG GATATACTTGTTGGGTTACTGCGTTTGCGGAAATGTGGAAAGAATGCGACTTGCCCAGAGCTTATGGGGAAGTGTTCGATTGTCCGTGAATTGCATGTTTATGGGACTGCCGTTCCTGTTCATGGACGAGATGCTGATAAACTGCAACATCAAGGTTATGGCACACTATTAATGGAGGAGGCAGAAGGAATTGCTACGAGGGAGCACAGATCGACAAAGATAGCTGTGATTTCTGTTGAATATTTGAATATTGAGTTTGAAAGAGAAGTTTATTCACTGAATTGTGTTTTGAGGATACAATGTATAATGGTATTTATAGGGCAAAAGATATCAATGCATCTAGGGACTAGACTATTTGGAATTCTACATTATAAATGCTATCTCCTCTTTCCAACAGATTGA
- the LOC121762375 gene encoding uncharacterized protein LOC121762375 isoform X2, producing MKDVNSGTSRNLKEGRQEVHCSRERSRAAWKIIEEVLRSAKHIGSSHKKKSHLPFLGTRTGAIIERGTESHGLYYVDDLAQPGRVLLTQGTSERETMLWHRRFGHSSPGYLKVLFPSLISTSTFNCETCVLAKSHR from the exons ATGAAG GATGTCAACAGTGGTACTTCAAG AAATCTTAAAGAAGGACGCCAAGAAGTTCATTGCTCAAGAGAGAGGAGTCGAGCAGCCTGGAAGATCATAGAGGAGGTATTAAGAAGTGCAAAGCATATTGGCTCgtcccacaaaaaaaaaagtcatcTTCCATTTTTG GGTACTCGGACGGGGGCGATTATTGAGCGTGGCACTGAGAGCCATGGGTTATACTACGTGGATGACTTAGCTCAACCGGGCAGAGTATTGTTGACTCAAGGAACTTCAGAACGGGAAACAATGTTATGGCATAGGCGGTTCGGGCATTCATCTCCGGGTTATTTGAAAGTTTTATTTCCTAGTCTTATTTCGACTTCGACATTTAATTGcgagacttgtgttttggctaagAGTCACAGATAA
- the LOC121760647 gene encoding uncharacterized protein LOC121760647: MKKEDIKAWEWLENKPPENWSKSHFRDFSKCDIFLNNHSESFNSYILEARDQPILTMLEVIRMKLVKRMCFKGKVAHKYTGAICPKIIKKLEKYKELSSNCWATEAGARKYSVDVWEKIYVVDLDARTCSCRQWQLSEIPCQHTIPCILQERKNPEEFVHEYYSLDKAAYGHVINPLRDIDDYEPTCYLPVQPPPGKVMRGRKQQRRRKTIDEQVCKVAKDVTKILGNTGQIKGNCSKCGGQGHNIRTCGREASQAS; encoded by the coding sequence ATGAAGAAAGAAGATATCAAGGCATGGGAGTGGCTAGAAAATAAGCCTCCTGAGAATTGGTCCAAATCACACTTTAGGGATTTTTCCAAGTGTGACATTTTCTTAAATAACCACAGTGAAAGTTTCAACAGCTATATTTTGGAAGCTAGAGATCAACCAATTCTTACAATGTTAGAAGTGATTAGAATGAAGTTAGTGAAAAGAATGTGTTTCAAGGGGAAGGTGGCTCATAAGTACACTGGGGCTATTTGTCCTAAGATCATCAAGAAGCTTGAGAAGTATAAGGAATTGTCATCTAATTGTTGGGCAACTGAAGCTGGTGCTAGAAAATATAGCGTTGATGTATGGGAGAAAATATATGTGGTTGATCTAGATGCTCGGACTTGTAGTTGTCGCCAATGGCAGCTTTCCGAAATTCCTTGCCAACACACCATTCCTTGCATCTTACAAGAAAGAAAGAATCCAGAGGAATTTGTGCATGAATATTACAGCTTAGATAAGGCTGCATATGGACATGTCATAAATCCTCTTAGAGATATAGACGACTATGAACCAACATGTTATCTCCCGGTGCAACCACCTCCTGGGAAAGTGATGAGAGGAAGAAAACAACAGCGTAGGAGAAAAACAATAGATGAGCAGGTTTGTAAGGTAGCAAAAGATGTAACGAAAATTTTAGGCAATACAGGACAAATAAAGGGAAATTGTTCTAAGTGTGGAGGACAAGGCCACAATATAAGGACATGTGGCAGGGAAGCTTCTCAAGCTTCTTAG
- the LOC121760648 gene encoding uncharacterized protein LOC121760648 — protein MKSEVEQYGKLRDYAEGLKKFNPNSSVFIGTDHLIFQNMYVCIDACKRGFLAGCRPLVGLDGCFLKGGYKAQLLVVVGIDPNDCIFPIAYGVVDVESKESWTWFVRNLSIDLNIENSGSWTFMSDKEKGLIAALDELMPSAEKRFCIRHLWKNLCKTTTIKGGPELKDLLWNVAKATYPAGEWHS, from the exons ATGAAATCTGAGGTTGAGCAGTATGGTAAACTCAGGGATTATGCAGAAGGGTTGAAAAAATTTAACCCCAACAGTAGTGTCTTTATAGGAACTGACCATCTAATTTTTCAGAACATGTATGTATGCATCGATGCATGTAAGAGAGGCTTCTTAGCTGGTTGTAGGCCTTTAGTAGGATTAGATGGTTGTTTCCTTAAAGGTGGATACAAAGCTCAACTCCTTGTAGTCGTGGGAATTGATCCAAATGATTGCATATTTCCCATTGCATATGGAGTTGTAGATGTTGAAAGCAAAGAATCGTGGACCTGGTTTGTGAGGAATTTGTCCATCGACTTAAATATTGAGAATTCAGGCTCTTGGACATTTATGAGCGATAAAGAAAAG GGACTGATTGCTGCTCTTGATGAACTTATGCCAAGTGCGGAGAAAAGATTTTGTATAAGACATCTCTGGAAGAATTTGTGTAAAACAACAACTATAAAAGGTGGTCCGGAACTAAAGGATTTGCTATGGAATGTAGCAAAGGCAACCTATCCTGCAGGAGAATGGCACTCATGA
- the LOC121762375 gene encoding uncharacterized protein LOC121762375 isoform X3 produces the protein MKGLFQMGESRWMGKTMAISTISLLLISFAASQSQKMLNREANYLDHHVDSLYQGVMMSTVVLQEILKKDAKKFIAQERGVEQPGRS, from the exons ATGAAGGGTTTATTCCAAATGGGAGAAAGTAGATGGATGGGGAAGACGATGGCCATCTCCACAATATCTCTTCTACTCATCTCCTTTGCAGCTTCTCAATCTCAG AAAATGCTGAACAGAGAAGCCAATTATCTCGACCATCATGTTGATTCACTTTACCAGGGAGTCAT GATGTCAACAGTGGTACTTCAAG AAATCTTAAAGAAGGACGCCAAGAAGTTCATTGCTCAAGAGAGAGGAGTCGAGCAGCCTGGAAGATCATAG
- the LOC121762375 gene encoding uncharacterized protein LOC121762375 isoform X1 has translation MKGLFQMGESRWMGKTMAISTISLLLISFAASQSQDVNSGTSRNLKEGRQEVHCSRERSRAAWKIIEEVLRSAKHIGSSHKKKSHLPFLGTRTGAIIERGTESHGLYYVDDLAQPGRVLLTQGTSERETMLWHRRFGHSSPGYLKVLFPSLISTSTFNCETCVLAKSHR, from the exons ATGAAGGGTTTATTCCAAATGGGAGAAAGTAGATGGATGGGGAAGACGATGGCCATCTCCACAATATCTCTTCTACTCATCTCCTTTGCAGCTTCTCAATCTCAG GATGTCAACAGTGGTACTTCAAG AAATCTTAAAGAAGGACGCCAAGAAGTTCATTGCTCAAGAGAGAGGAGTCGAGCAGCCTGGAAGATCATAGAGGAGGTATTAAGAAGTGCAAAGCATATTGGCTCgtcccacaaaaaaaaaagtcatcTTCCATTTTTG GGTACTCGGACGGGGGCGATTATTGAGCGTGGCACTGAGAGCCATGGGTTATACTACGTGGATGACTTAGCTCAACCGGGCAGAGTATTGTTGACTCAAGGAACTTCAGAACGGGAAACAATGTTATGGCATAGGCGGTTCGGGCATTCATCTCCGGGTTATTTGAAAGTTTTATTTCCTAGTCTTATTTCGACTTCGACATTTAATTGcgagacttgtgttttggctaagAGTCACAGATAA